The proteins below come from a single Papaver somniferum cultivar HN1 chromosome 11, ASM357369v1, whole genome shotgun sequence genomic window:
- the LOC113325072 gene encoding uncharacterized protein LOC113325072: protein MSESDQSSPNSPVHNSNQTNNNNSRILDPYVIHPSDNPATILFSPLLQVDNYGSWVRGITKALNSKGKLGFFDGSLTPPEDDLTHRCWKHCDDLVGSWILNSVHPDIRASSIASIKQEFMPVSLYYTKIKTLWDQYDSLVASTEACICGDEKHMLERLERDRAIEFLQGIHDRFSNLRSQILTMEPFPTALRIFNLVKQEEEQQHIIVSPLPTVDVASLSSNRYFPSTSRAPVSHNKRQSPHCDYCNRHGHVRDKCYRLHGFPTTNNSLPPSNNKLQITAADTAVPADTSVVQQALPTLSADQYARLLTLINHAPESAQIEPRADFAGLCHETSDWSG from the exons ATGTCTGAATCAGATCAatcctccccaaactctccagttCACAACTCAAACCAAACCAATAACAACAACTCCCGAATCCTTGATCCCTATGTTATACACCCTAGTGATAATCCAGCTACTATTTTGTTCTCTCCGTTGCTTCAAGTTGATAACTATGGTTCCTGGGTTCGAGGAATTACCAAGGCATTGAATTCCAAAGGAAAATTGGGATTTTTCGATGGATCCTTAACACCTCCagaagatgatctcacccatcgCTGCTGGAAACATTGTGACGACCTAGTGGGAAGTTGGATTCTAAATTCTGTCCATCCAGACATCCGTGCAAGCT CAATTGCTTCCATCAAGCAGGAATTTATGCCTGTTTCACTCtactatacaaaaataaaaacactttGGGACCAGTATGATTCTCTGGTCGCTTCTACGGAAGCTTGTATTTGTGGTGATGAAAAGCACATGTTGGAAAGGCTGGAGAGAGATCGTGCCATTGAGTTTTTGCAGGGTATCCACGACAGGTTCTCCAATCTTCGCAGTCAAATACTGACTATGGAGCCCTTCCCTACTGCTCTGCGCATCTTCAACCTGGTTAAAcaggaagaagaacaacaacacaTAATTGTTTCTCCCTTGCCAACTGTTGACGTTGCTTCTCTCAGTTCTAATAGGTACTTTCCATCAACCTCTCGTGCTCCAGTAAGCCATAACAAACGTCAGAGTCCACACTGCGATTACTGCAACAGACACGGTCACGTTCGAGACAAATGCTACCGTCTTCATGGTTTTCCTACCACCAACAACTCTCTGCCTCCATCCAACAATAAACTGCAAATCACTGCTGCTGATACAGCCGTGCCAGCTGATACATCTGTCGTTCAGCAAGCTCTTCCAACACTGTCTGCTGATCAATATGCTCGTCTTCTAACTTTGATCAACCATGCACCAGAATCTGCACAGATTGAACCCCGTGCCGACTTTGCAG GACTGTGTCACGAGACAAGTGATTGGTCAGGATGA
- the LOC113325073 gene encoding transcription factor MYC3-like has product MENCSFLYAPSSSAISAPNSCSISTGSASIWLATVLKELGEFPCDRANPDEAAAQLHGCGLNVLVNDPISTSTTLEDMVNSGSSSSSSDLEAPKQDLIQGQANESVIGEVKHVSSFGVSDMDSLMCSMNDYCSQQFGFDGYSPVVADPNVCGLVVNDDDDGKIIDEITTSPTPKNKNKRGRSNSNSGGGRLSHMEAERQRREKLNQLFYELRSVVPNVSRMDKASLLSDTLSYINELKRKVDKLVADQQAKLRGSKEPLNSKTTTMTKTSGESIVNDDGNDVSDRNSTSDNADGGRVDMTSMKNMEIDVKMMMDSHAMIRVISEDVKHSSAGLMNALRELEFQVQHASISRVKDQMLQDVMVRLPENSVKTISTEEGVKAAVFAKLKKQRFT; this is encoded by the coding sequence ATGGAAAACTGCAGCTTTCTCTATGCTCCTTCATCTTCAGCAATATCTGCACCAAATAGCTGCAGCATCAGCACTGGATCCGCTTCCATTTGGTTGGCTACAGTTCTCAAAGAGCTTGGAGAATTCCCTTGTGATAGGGCAAATCCAGATGAAGCAGCTGCTCAACTACATGGATGTGGACTCAATGTTCTAGTTAATGATCCTATCTCCACATCGACTACTTTAGAAGACATGGTAAATTCGGGATCCAGCAGCTCGTCCTCGGATTTGGAAGCACCAAAACAAGATCTCATTCAAGGACAAGCCAACGAGTCTGTGATAGGTGAGGTTAAACATgtaagttcatttggagtaagtGACATGGATTCTTTAATGTGTTCAATGAATGATTATTGCTCCCAGCAATTTGGTTTCGATGGTTACTCTCCTGTGGTTGCTGATCCCAATGTTTGTGGTTTAGTCGTAAATGATGATGACGACGGCAAGATTATAGATGAGATTACAACGAGTCCAACACCAAAGAATAAGAATAAGAGAGGAAGAAGCAATAGTAATTCTGGTGGTGGCCGATTGAGTCATATGGAGGCAGAGCGGCAAAGAAGGGAAAAGTTGAACCAGCTGTTctatgagttaagatcggtagtACCAAATGTGTCAAGGATGGACAAGGCTTCTTTGCTTTCAGACACCTTGTCGTATATCAATGAACTCAAAAGAAAAGTGGACAAATTGGTGGCTGATCAACAGGCTAAATTAAGAGGATCCAAGGAGCCATTAAACAGCAAGACTACAACGATGACTAAAACAAGTGGTGAAAGCATAGTTAATGATGACGGCAATGATGTCTCCGATAGGAATTCAACATCTGATAATGCAGATGGAGGCAGGGTCGACATGACCTCGATGAAGAATATGGAAATCGATGTTAAGATGATGATGGATTCGCACGCTATGATACGGGTGATATCAGAGGACGTGAAGCATTCTTCAGCTGGACTAATGAATGCACTAAGAGAACTAGAGTTTCAAGTACAACACGCCAGCATATCCAGAGTCAAGGATCAAATGCTGCAGGATGTCATGGTTAGACTTCCTGAGAACTCCGTTAAGACCATCAGCACAGAGGAGGGGGTAAAAGCTGCCGTCTTTGCGAAACTAAAGAAGCAGCGCTTTACATAA
- the LOC113323719 gene encoding rho GTPase-activating protein 5-like, whose protein sequence is MTQLFRSKSCVLRHQSTLFDSIPSTPSLYLSNNEETAEEEESRPFTNPVSTPLDSPSGGGDHERQGSYRAGNLREEPQQQNHQFSVLDILVEALRKSLVTCTSTSFSREDEFYSLDIGWPSDVRHVSHVTFDRFNGFLGLPAEFQPEIPGRVPSASVSVFGVSPESMQCSYDHRGNSVPTILLMMQRRLYSGGGLHAEGIFRINPENTQEEYVRSLLNRGILPNEIDVHCLAGLIKAWFRELPAGVLDFLTPEQVMNCNTEEECTHIASLLRPTEFALLDWAINLMADVVQFEHQNKMNARNIAMVFAPNMTQMADPLTALLHAVQVMNFLKTLTVKALREREKSSDEVSLFSSCSESPSNKSDPNLSKSNSEIGERSSSEQAIDFCVRDGPSVSCSFPRSISQKKSQSHNDEHVHWTLQDRIEKGESHESKCDTTMYSENECGGRSGSSGMGAEVFSSDRSSWREGVKKICRRPVFQLSKSMKKPAGFAIISASRRGSGTEAWT, encoded by the exons ATGACTCAGTTGTTTCGTTCTAAATCCTGTGTACTGAGGCACCAGAGTACTCTGTTCGACTCTATTCCATCAACTCCATCTCTATATCTCAGTAACAATGAAGAgactgctgaagaggaagaaagtCGGCCTTTTACGAATCCAGTTTCTACGCCGCTCGACTCTCCCAGCGGTGGTGGTGATCATGAGAGACAGGGAAGTTATAGAGCGGGAAATTTGAGAGAGGAGCCGCAGCAACAAAATCACCAGTTTTCGGTTTTGGATATTCTTGTTGAAGCATTGAGGAAGTCGTTGGTGACATGTACAAGTACCAGTTTCTCTAGAGAAGATGAATTTTACTCCTTGGATATTGGGTGGCCGTCAGATGTTCGCCATGTATCTCACGTCACGTTCGATCGTTTCAACGGATTTCTTGGTTTGCCTGCTGAGTTCCAACCTGAAATCCCCGGGAGGGTTCCCAGTGCCAG TGTAAGTGTGTTTGGAGTGTCTCCGGAGTCCATGCAATGTTCGTATGACCATAGAGGAAACAGCGTACCCACAATTCTGCTCATGATGCAAAGGCGCTTGTATTCTGGAGGAGGACTCCAC GCTGAAGGAATTTTTCGCATTAATCCTGAGAACACCCAAGAGGAGTACGTCCGGAGCCTGCTAAACAGGGGAATTTTACCAAATGAAATTGATGTGCATTGTCTGGCTGGTCTAATAAAG GCATGGTTTAGAGAACTTCCGGCAGGAGTCCTTGATTTCCTTACACCTGAGCAGGTGATGAATTGTAATACAGAAGAAGAGTGCACTCACATTGCGAGCCTACTGAGACCAACGGAATTTGCACTGCTTGACTGGGCCATCAATTTGATGGCAGATGTTGTGCAATTTGAACACCAAAACAAGATGAATGCACGCAACATTGCAATGGTTTTCGCGCCTAACATGACTCAG ATGGCAGATCCCTTGACGGCATTACTCCATGCAGTTCAAGTAATGAACTTTCTCAAGACCCTGACAGTAAAAGCGCTACGAGAAAGAGAAAAATCATCTGACGAGGTTAGCTTGTTCTCTTCATGCTCAGAATCTCCGAGCAATAAAAGCGACCCCAATTTGTCAAAATCCAACAGCGAAATCGGTGAAAGGTCCTCCAGTGAGCAAGCAATTGATTTCTGTGTTCGTGATGGACCATCAGTCTCTTGCAGTTTTCCTAGGAGCATTagccaaaagaaatcacaaagccACAATGATGAACACGTCCATTGGACTTTGCAGGATAGGATTGAGAAGGGAGAGTCTCACGAGTCTAAATGCGACACCACCATGTACTCAGAAAATGAGTGTGGAGGAAGAAGTGGGTCTAGTGGCATGGGCGCAGAAGTTTTCTCATCGGACAGGTCAAGCTGGAGAGAAGGAGTGAAGAAAATTTGCAGGCGACCCGTGTTTCAGTTGAGTAAGTCGATGAAGAAACCTGCAGGTTTTGCCATCATAAGTGCTAGTAGGAGAGGATCTGGTACTGAAGCTTGGACATGA